CCCGGGAGGAACGATTTTCTTCCTCCGGTGAAACCCGCAAAATAATGCGGTTCAACAGAGTTTACAGCGAGAACTGCGCCGAATTGAGTAAGGGCTTTGTTGAAATAAAGCTCGTTGCCGAAAGATGAAACACCGAAATATTCGACTTGCGAAGGATCTCTCGATTCGTGAAACAAAATTTTTCCGGGTTTGAATGAGCCCAATATTTTGGCGAGTTGTTCTTTTGAAGGGTCTTTGTGAGTGCCTGACGCGATTATGACTGTGGACTTTTTTTCAAAATCAGCGTCTGAACCCAGCAATTCGAGGACAGCGGCTGTGGGAGTTGTCCTCTCGTGGTCGTTGACTATTATCAAAATCCTCGAGTAAGAGTCGAGTTCGTCGCGAAGAAGATCAAGTTTATCCTTCCATCCTCCGTTTACTTTCGTATTGTCTTCGGAGGGTTTGAGCGTTTCCAAAAGCATTTTTATCTCACGGCGCTGATAATGTTGCCGCAGGGGGTTTTTTCGAGCAGACCGCGAATTTCCAGATCTGAAATTATGGTCAAAGCTTTTTGCGCTGAAAGTCCGGATTTTTCAACGAGAAGAGGCAAAGATATTTCTCTTTCAGCGCATCCTATCAAGTTGTTTTCTTCTTCGGTCAGATTTTCATTTAAGCTGGAATTTTCAGTCGCTTCAATTCCCGCGGCGAGTTTGAATTCTTCAGTATTTTTAAAATATCTGCATCCGCATTCAATCAGAGCGTCAGAGAATTCAGATTGAGGTTTTTCGGCGCCGGATTTCCAAACCAGAATTTCTTTGCCTGAATCTGCGGAGTATTCGATGAGGCTTTTTGTTCCGCTTTTCAAAGTGCCTTCGATGAAGACAACGAGATCCGACACCGATGCTATGAAAGTATTCGCGAGGGCAAAATCTGAAGCAAAAATCCTGCGGTTTTTCATCGGCGGTAAAAGCCACACTATGGTTCCTTTCGAGGACACAATCTTATCGGTCAGATCGCTGTGGTATGGAGGATATATCGTTCCTAAAGGTGAAGGAAGAACCGCAATCCCGCCGCCGTAATTTACTGCCACGTCATTTTGAACGCAGGATGAAATTCCCGTCGAAAGGTCGGAAATAATTCTGTAACCCGATGAAGCAAGCAGACGCGCTGTTTTCACTGCAGTCGTTACTCCCTCAGGCGTCGGTTTTCTTGTGCCGACTATCGCGGCGGTTCTGTCTTTTATATCGAGAGCTTTGCCGCGGTAGAAATATACTGGAAAATCGCTTAATCTTTTCGGCCCGTTTTCTTCGAATCCGGTCAGAACTATGCCTGATTCTGAAAAGTTTTTGAATTTTTCGGAGAGTTTATCGTTTCCCAGAGCTAGCCTGAAAGATTCGGCGTTGCACGCTTTCTTTGTTAACTTAGACCATTCATTTCTTGAATAATATCTGTCTAAATAACGGACGTCCAATCAGGGAACCTCGATTTCAGATAAATATGAATTGATTTCTTCATAGAGGTCTTCGTGATTTTTAAGAAGCCATTTCATCAAATGATCGACAAAGGAAGGTTCGGAATGCTCAAGATATTCACGGGCGAATCTTTCAGGATTCTTTCTTATGATTTTATCTATGGCCTTGGCGGCTTCTTCGGCCACTGTGCTGTTGTGCGAGTTTATGTTCTCGTAGATAAGCGTCACGCTTCTCGGCTCGCCGATAAGGCTGAGAGCGTAGCAAGCGCTGGATTTCAAATACCAGACTCCATCTTTCATCGAATCGAGGATCATCTGAACAGAATCCGGCCCTTTTTTTCCGAGCGCTTCCGCGGCGGCCAATCTGACGTTCCAACTCTCGTCTCCGAGCGCTTCGACGAGATTTTTGATTGAACTGACCGAGTCGCTTTCAGCGTAGAGTTTTACGTTGTCGATTCTTTCCCTGAGATTGTCAGATTTCAGATCTCCCGTCGCGATTAAAGGAGTTTCAATTATACTTTTTTCTTCAGGCATTACCGACCTCCTAAGCCCGTGATTTCTTTGTATATCATTATTATTCTTTCAAGCAGTAAATCTATGTTTTCTCTCGTCAGAGCCGAAACATAAATCGTTTCGTGTTTTATTTCAAGCTGGGGTATTTTTTTCAACAGATCGATTTTGTTGACGACAATAAGTTTGTTTTTTTCGTACAGACCGGCGTCATAGTTTTTTACTTCATCAGAAAGGACGAAAAAATCTCCGGCCGGGTTTTTGCTCGTTCCGTCCAGAACGAAAAGCAGAATTCTCGTTCTGGAGATGTGTCTCAGAAATTCAAGCCCGAGACCTTTGCCAAGATGCGCGTCTTTTACTATTCCCGGTATGTCTGCAAAACTGATCCTGAAGCCGCCGAGGTCTTCGTAAACGCCTAGATTGGGTATTAACGTCGTGAAAGGATAGTTTGCTATCTTGGGTTTGGCGCTCGAAATAGCCGAAAGCAGAGTGGATTTTCCGGCGTTGGGAAATCCTATAAAACCGACGTCGGCTATGAGATTCAATTCGAGGGAAATTTTCAATGAAGATCCTTCTCTCCCTTTTGTGAATTCGAACGGGACCTGATTCGTCGAAGATTTGAAATTCGTGTTGCCCGCGCCGCCTTTACCGCCTTTTAAGACTGTAATTTCGTCACCTGGATTGACTATGTCGCCGATGACTTCCTCTCCGGGCAGTTTCTTTATAAGGGTGCCGAGTGGAACGTTTATGTAGAGATTATTTCCGTCCGCGCCGTGCTGTTTTCGTTTTTTGCCGTCGCCGCCGTCTTCGGCCTTGAGCGACTTCTTGTATTTGAAATCCCTCAAAGTGCTCATCTTGGTGTCAGCGGCGATTATTACGTTTCCGCCTCTTCCTCCGTCGCCTCCGTCGGGTCCGCCGCGAGGAGCGTATTTTTCTCGCCTGAAACTGACGACACCGTCGCCTCCTTTTCCGCTTGAGATATCTATGACAGCTTTATCAATAAAATACATTTTTGACGTTCAGTTTAATTCCGCGAGGCCTTCTTTGAATCTTTCCAGGCCTTTACGGATGTCCTCTTCGGAAGCCGCGTAGGAAATTCTGACAGCTCCGTCGTCTCCGAACGCCTGTCCGGGAACGAGAGCGACATGCTTTTCTTTGAGAAGATACGTCGTCATATCATCGCTTGTGGCAATGGTTTTTCCGGCGTGTTTTTTACCCATGTAGTCGGATACGTCTATCCACGCGAAAAAAGCTCCTTCCAGAGGCGCGGTGCGTATGGAAGGAACTTCCGAAATCATGTTTTTGAGGAGATCTCTTCTTTTTTCGTAGGCGTTTTTCATCTCATTCACACAGCTGAAACCGGCGTTCAAAGCTGAGAGAGCGGCCATTTGAGAAACTGAGGAAGCACAGGAAATAGTGTGGGAAGCTATTTTCGATGAAGCTTCGGTTATGAACTGATCGGCTAACAGCCAGCCTAATCTCCATCCGGTCATGGCGAATGTTTTGGAAACTCCATTTACTATTATTGTCTTTTTCGCCGCTTCTGGCGAGACATTGGCAAAAGAATGATGCTTTTTGCCGTCAAAGACAATGTGATCGTATATTTCGTCCGAAACAACAAACATCCTGTCGTGTTTTTCAATAACTTTCCACAGGGATTTCAGGAGATCCAGTGAATAGACGTTGCCGACGGGATTTGACGGAGTGTTTATGAAAATCACCTTGGTTTTTTCCGTTATTTTTTCAGAGAGAATTTTGGGATCCAGCAGGTATCCCGTTTTCTTTGTGTCTATGTAAACCGGTTTCGCTCCGGTCAGTTCGACGAGATAAGGATAACTGACCCAGTAAGGCGAAGGTATTATGACTTCGTCTCCCGGATCGCAAAGAGCCATCAGGGCGTTGAAAATCGCGTTTTTACAGCCTGCACAGACGGCGACATTTTCAAAAGTGTATTTCGTTGAAATAAATTCGTTGGTTTTATCGGCGACAGCTTCTCTCAATTCTTTGATTCCTGAAGACGGAAGATAGCGCGTATAACCGTTTTCAACGGCTTCGACGGCCGCTTTTCTGACGTGTTCAGGAGTGTCAAAATCAGGTTCTCCGGCTGTCAGGTTGACAACGTCCACTCCTGATTTTTTAAGTTCTTTTACCATAGAAGAAAGTCTGATGGTCTCTGAAGGTTTTATAAGGCCTGATCTGCTGGACAGGATATTTTTCATTGTCTCTCCTTTTAATTTCTTCTTTTTGACGGAGCGAATTTTTCGTCCAATGCGTCTTTTACAATTTGAGGAACCCATCGGCTGACGTCGCCGCCGAAAGAAGCAATCTCCTTGACCATTGTCGAACTCAGATAGATCAATTCCTCCCTCGGCGTGAGGAAGATGGTTTCAATTTGCCCGTTCAATTTTCTATTCATCAATGCGAGAGAAAGTTCGTATTCAAAATCAGAAACAAATCTCAATCCTCTTATAACTATGTTTATGCCACTTTTCAAAATGTAATCAGCGAGGAGTCCGTCGTGGATCTCGACAGTGACGCCTGCATTCTGGACGACTGAATTCTTTATGAATCTCATCCTGTTTTTCGCGCTGAATACGTATTTTTTGCCGGGATTGTCCGCGACCAGAATTACGAGTTCTTCGAAAATTCCGGAGGCTCTGCGGACTATATCCAAATGGCCGTTGGTAACCGGATCGAAAGATCCCGGATAAATCGCCGTGTTTTTATTCTTCATTTAAAACCTCAAAAAAATACAATGTTTTTCCTCCGTGAGAAATCAAGTCGAATAATCGGAAAATTCCTGCAAGATTGATTCTGTCATTCGAGTGCCATATCACGGTTCCTCCATTTTCAGACAAATTCAGAATTCTTTTTGCGAGATTTTCTGTATCTTTGAAAGCGTAGGGCGGATCAACAAATATAAGACTGAATTTTGTGTTCCATTTTAGAGACATGACGTCCGCTTTGACAACTTTAACTTTCTCGACAATGCTCCATTTCCTGGCTCGTTCCAGAATATATCCTGCTCTGCGCGAGTCTTTTTCGACGAACAATACATCTTTGCATCCTCTCGAAAGCGCTTCAAAGCCGATTGATCCTGAACCTGAAAACAAATCGAGAGCCGAAAGACCGAAAATAGAATCTGAAAGCTTGTCGAACATTCTCTTTCTCATATACGCCGTCATGGGTCTTACACCTTCGCCCACTCCCTCTACGATCCTGTTTTTTAAAGATCCTGCTACTATTCTTGTCCCTTTAGGCATGTTCCCTATCCGGGTTTGTTCTCCGACAGTTTGGAAGCGTTTTCTTTCATTTGTCTGGCGAGCCGCTTTACTTCTTCAAGAAGCTCTTCCCTGTCAATCACTTCTTTTTTCACCAATATGCTGACTAACGCTTCAATTGCGATGGCATTGTTGTAAGGGAGCCTTTCGGGCAGAGGTAATGTCCCGTCGTTTCTGCAGTTTTTGTGAAAAAGTTTTCTAATATAGCTCATATGACAGCCTCCCTGTTAACGGCGTTAAAAGGAATCTCGCCTCTTAAGAAACTGACTATGCTTTCGGCGGACATAACGGCCATTTTATCGCGGGTTTCCTTTGAGGCGCTTCCTATGTGAGGCGCCAGAACCACATTGTCGAGCTTTAACAGTTCTTCCTCTATATCGGGTTCGTGCTCAAAAACGTCGAGCGCGGCGCCGGCAATGGATTTATTTTTAAGGACTTCGCAGAGAGCTTTCTCGTCAATGAGAGGACCTCTCGATGTGTTGATGAGGTATGCTGTTTTTTTCATGGACAACAAGCGTTTCATGTCGAAAATGTGACGGGTTTCCCCGTTCAGCGGCGCGTGTAGTGTTATCACGTCAGAACTTTCAGCAAGTTCGTCCATGTCCGCATACGATGCGCCAAAGGATTTTTCAAATTCGCCGTTTTTTGTCCTCGAAAAGTATATGATCTTCATCCCGAAGCCGGAGGCTCTTCGCGCGACAGCCTGTCCTATTCTTCCGAGACCTACGACTCCGAGGTATTTTCCGTTGAGATCTCCACCCGTCAGAAGTTCGGGCGACCATCCTTTGAATCTGCGTTCTCTCACAAACCTATCTGCTTCGGGAATTCTTCTCACGACAGACAATAACAGGGCAAAAGTGAGATCAGCCGTAGCTTCAGTCAGGACTCCCGGGGTGTTTGTCACTAAAATTTTTTTTTCATTGGCTTTTTCTATATCTATGTTGTCATAGCCGACCGCATAGTTTGCTATGATCTTCAGTTTGTCGGAAAATTCAATCACATCGGAGTCGATTTTATCCGTGAGAAGACACAATAATGCGTCTTTGCCCGGCACTTTTTCTTTCAGTTCTTTTTTAGTAATCGGCCTGTCGTCTTTAGGAAAAATCTCAAATTCGATCGAATTGCCCCTCAGAACATCGAGCCCGGCATCGGGAATCTTTCTGGTGACGAGTATATTTTTTGCCACAGACAGTCTCACAATCCGAGTTCATCCGATATGGAAGTCATGGACGCAAGACATATATCTGCAAACTCGTCGAAGCTCAATCCTGTCTTTTCAATCGTCATTATCTGCTGGCGATTCGCTCCGGCGGCGAATCTTTTTTCCTTGAACCTTTTTTTGATGAATTCCCTGTCAATGGATCCGAGCTTTTTTTCCGGATGCATCAGAGCGGATGCTATGATGAGGCCGCTGAAAGGATCGACGGCGTAAAGACACAAAGACATAAGATCTTCAGGCGGTTCAGTCATGCAATGGTTTTCGATCGCGGAAAGAATTTCGTCGTCCACCCCTTTTGCCGACAGCATTTCTTTTCCGACTTTTCCGTGAAGTTCCGGAGTGTCTTTCGTCAGGTCGTAATCTATGTCGTGCAGAATCCCGGCCGTAGACCATTTGGCTTCGTCTTTGCCGAAATGAAGCGCGAGACCTTTCATACAGGCTTCAACGGCAAAAAGATGTTTTTTCAGGTTTTCATTACCGATGTTTTCATCAATTAATTTAATCGCTTCATTCCTAAGCATTTTAATCTCCCAGAATAAATATTGGTTTCAATTCAATATCAACGGATAATCACCAGGTGTCAGATATTTTTCCCCGCTCGAAATCAAAATAGTGTCGGAAAACCTTATTATTCCCAAACCGGGAACGTTAAGTGACAAGATTGTTACAACTGCTTCATTTTCTCTGAACACATGGTTACTCACGGGGGTAATGTAAAAATAATCGGAAGAAGCTCCAAGTCCGAAACCTGCAACATTCGTTTGAAACTCGGCAAGTTCGCCGAGTGCGTCTGAAAGCGCGTCGGAAGCTTTTCCGGAAAGTTTGCCCACGTCTATCCATTCAGTCATTTTCCTGTAAGCCATTAATGATCTTTCAAGTATTTTTTGCCGTTCCGGGTCCGGTGGTTTAAAAAATGCGGTCCTGCCTACTATGGGAGCTTCGGACTTGTACCCAGCTGAAATCTCATACATGACGAGGTCTCCTTCCTGCAGGCTCCTCGCTGAAGGAACAGGATCAGGAAAACAACTGCCGTTTGAAAAATTGACCATGGTCGGCACACCGATTTTTTCCGCTCCCAGTCTGTGAAGTTCTAAGTCCAACATATTCCTGGTTTCAATTTCGGAGATTCCGGCTTTCAATGAAGGGATCGTCGATAAGATCGCGCCGTTCATCGCCGAATAAGCTTTTTTGATGAAAACTATCTGGTCTCCGTCTTTTTTGATTGCAATTTTAGAGATCGTCGATCCTAGGTTTCTGAATGTAACAATGCCTTTTAAATCTTTTTTTATTAGAGGATTGTCAATAGCCGCAGTTGTTATTTTTTTTTCGCGAAGAGTTCTGGCGATTTCATTGATGAACAAGCCTCCGGTTGAAATGCTTTCTTTCCAGGATGCATTTTGGAATTTGAATTCAACTGGAGACAATCCCTTGAAAATTTCAGAAGTAGAAGAATCCGAGATCAGAATTATTTCGTCGAGAAAAACAACCAGAGTCGCTTTTGTCTCTATGAAATTAACAAAGTTTTCAAGCTTCAGAAGGAAATAAACGTCCAGAATTTTGGTCAGAACACAGCATTCCCAGCCTCTTTCAAGCATTTTAGCGCGCAATCTGTCGAGGGGAGTCACCATTCTACTGTTCCGTCCGGCAATATGAGAATTGTCGGAGGAAGATCTCCTCTGTTTTGGGGAGTAAAAACACACCTGAATCCTATGTTTGAATAGGATATCGCAGGGTAAGCTATCCCCCTGTATGTCGTCGTCGCCAGTTCAATGGAATTTTCGAAAGAACCGCCGCGGATTACTTTGACAATATTTCCGAAATATTCGCTCTGTGCGGAACTGCCGGGATATTTGTTGTACCATGTCGAAGTCCATTCGAAAACGTTTCCCGCCATGTCCAAAGCTCCGTAAGGACTCATGGAAAGTTCTCCGAGCCAGCCTATGTTTTGAGGGACGCTGAATCTGTCTTCTATCGTTCTGGCACCCTGGTCTGTCCATTCGTTTCCCCATGGATAAATCCTGCCGTCTTCCCCGCGAGCGGCTTTTTCCCATTGACTTTCCGTGGGTATCGTCTTTGCAAGCCAGTTTGCGTATGCCGCAGCGTCTTCGTAACTGACATATCTGACAGGTTCGAAATACTTGCTCTGCGGAAGTATCCCGTTCGGCCAGTTAGACGGCTTCTGGTGTCCCGTAGCTTCGCAAAACAGCATGTACTGATAGCAAGTGACCTCGTACTTGTCTATGTAAAAATCATCCAAAAAAATTTCCTGCTCAGGCGTTTCGTCTTCAATTCCTTCGGTTGATCCCATAATAAAAGAGCCTTTTCTGACGAGGACCATTTCCCAAACATTCATGTACTGTTCCGTCATTATTATGGGGGGATCAAACCTGTGTATTTTATTATACTTGATAGTAACTTCAGTGGTCCGGCAAGATGAAAGAATCACTGTGGCCGACAACATCAAAAATAGCGGTAGATATTTCATAGAATTATCGGTGATCCGCATTTTTCGCAATTCCAGGCGTCCGGTCTGTTTTCAAAACCGCATTTTGGGCATTTTATTGAATTTTCACTGTCATCCTGAGCCTCAAACATTACCGAAGTCAGTTCTTCCTCCTCTTCTTCTTCCGGTGATTCCTCTTCCGATGCAGTGTCTCCGTCGTCTTCCTGAAAGAGGCTGTCAAAAGTTTCGTCAAACGAATCTTTTGATTTTATTAGGTCTTCAGTGACGGACTGTACCGTTTTAATCGGTTCGAAATCGTCCGAAGTCGGAGTTTGAATTTTGCCGGAAAAAGCGTCCTGCGCCAACGTTTCGGTTGTTTTTACTTCGGAATGGATGTACTCGTGTTCGCTTTCTCCAGGTTCTTTTTCCGGAATTTTTTCCTGATCGGAAAAAGAGAAAGTTGTCTCGGATAAAAAATCGTCTTTTGAATCGAATTTTGCTTCAATCTCCGCGTCTACGTCGGTTTGAAAGCTTTTCTTGGGCATCTCATAGGGCTCTTCGAAAGTTTTGGTGAAGGAGTCTTGTTTGGCAAATCTTTTTATCAATTCTTCAAAATCGTTCCTCGATTTGCTCAAAATAATCAAGCTGTCGTCATATTGTTTCTTGTTCGAATTCAGAGTATTTATTTTCTGGTTGTAATCATCCTCTCGCATCTCCCCGACCATATACCGGAGATCGATTTCTTCTTTTTGACCCTGTATGGAGTCGATTTTTTTAGTCAAATCTTCTATGTCTTTATCAAGATTTTTAATTTTTATGTTTATCTCCCCTCCCATTCCGCTCATTTGTGAATTGTATTCGTTCAGCTGTTCGGAATAATCCCTCATCACCTTCTCGTAAACATCGGGTCTCACTTTATCTTTAAATTGTTCGGCCTTATTTATCATTTCTTTCAAAGAAATAATCTTGGACAAAATAGCCTCAAAATTTTTCTCTTCGGACATAGAAAAAACTCCTTTAAATATTTATATTTATTATATCACCAATCAGGACTGAAAGTGACAAAAAAAGATCGGATCCTCCTGATCTGACGTCTATGGTCTTGCAAAACAGAATCTCTCTCGCTTTTCCGATTTCTTCATCTTTCCATAATTTTGCCTGTTTTATGTACTCCGGGGCATTTTCGGGAGATATATACAATCCAAATTCATTGAGAAGATAATTTTGTAAAGCAAAACCGTTTGATAAAAACGGATTTTTTTCCGAATAAATCCTAACTGCTTTGAGAACGCTGAAATGTTTGGACAAAACGTTTATCAAGTCATTGCTTCTATGTCCCCACTTCAGAGTTTTCTCAAGATTGACAAGAGCTTCACCCAGTTTTCTTCTTCCCACGGCGTATGAAACGCTCTCCAGAGTGTCTTTCTTCACGAGGACATCCTCAATATCTATGCCTGTTCCGCTTAAAATCCCGCTTTCGATGATTTCAAAAACCTGATGAAGGCCGGCTGCGCTTTCAGGGCCGTTGCTCTCAATCATCGCGTTTTGACGGGGTGTCAGTTTTACAGCGTATATTTTTTCGAGTTCCGAGATAAACGACCGTCTTTCATTAGGATAAGGGTCGAGAAACATGAATGTTTCGGCAAACCGGCTTATTTCTTTTAAAAGAGAAGGGCATTTGCGCGACGAAAGAAACTTTTTGCTGTCGCCGGAGTTTGTAATAAACACGACACAAGTTGTTTCAGGAAAATCAAACAACTCATTTATATCGGCGATGTCTTTTTTCAATTTAAGCTGGTCGGTATTGTAAACAATCAAAACTTTCGATTTTGAAAAAACAGGCAGAGACCATGCGTTTTCAATAAATTTGTCGCACGCGTCTTTTTCGTCTCCCCAAATTGCTATTCTGTCAAATGATCTGCCCGCTGGATCAGTAAGTTTTTCCTCGATGAACTTGACAAAAATTCTTTTTGAGACGAAATCAGGTCCGAGTAAAAGAAAAGAATTGCCCGTTTTTTCTTCGTTGATTTTTGACAGCGCTTGACCTAATTTGAAATGCGGAGTTTTCATAAAGTCAATTCTATTGACATGACGCCGTGTTGTAAACATCTGTCTTATTTATTATGAAACCGAATTTAATAGAAAAATCCGAGTTCTTTTTTAAAATGTTTCATATAAGTCCTGATTTATCATTGAAATGTTGTTTTCAGGCGGCCATTTCTTTGCGACGCCGTATGATTTTCTCGCCTCCGAATCGGACATGAGAGGCGGAGTGCAGATGATGATCGCCTTTAGTTGATCGCTTTTATCAAACTCGACCTGCCATTCTGTTTCGCTGAACTCGTAAAAAAGTATAGTTTCTTCATCATCTTCATCTCTCCAGAATACTCCGGGAAAAAATTTCGTGAAAACTTCTTCAGTAATACGTGTGCCCGCAAAAGCGGTTTTTCCTTCGAAAAGCAATTTGCCTTTAAAAGGCTTGAAAAGCGGATAACAGTTTTGAAAAACAATAAAGATGCAGGTTACCTTTCCGTTTTCGACTTCGAATTCAAAGCCTTTCGAATGGTAGCTGAATGACAAATTTTTGGCACCGGAGGGACTTTCCGGCTTTCCGAATTTTCTCAATGACAGGAAGTCGTCAAAAATTCCAATCCCTGAGAGTTTTGAGTATTTGAAATCGAACGCAAGGGAAAAAAGACCGGCTTCTCCCCAATCCATTCCCGGATATGATTTTCTAAAAAAATCAATTATTATTCCACGAACTTTTTGAAATAAATTCATGATTCATTATAAAAATCATTCCCCCGCCGTGGCAACTTTATATTGCGTTCAAAAACCTGGCAATGATTAATAAATTATTCATAATCCTGAAATAAAAAAGAGGGAGCTGTTGCTCCCTCTTTTTTCTGAAAGTCGGGGCGAGAGGATTTGAACCTCCGGCTTCTTGGTCCCGAACCAAGCGCGCTACCGGGCTGCGCTACGCCCCGATAATCAAGACTTTTCAGTTTAAAACAAAAACCTTAGAGTAAACCTTTCCGCGTTCAGTTGTCAATACGTAGATATAGCTTCCCGAGCCCATTGATTCGGTTGGCATTTCCAGGGAATGAGAACCCGGAGTCTGATGCCCCTCGAAAGCCGTTTGTACGTTTCTGCCTGAGATGTCGAAAGCCTTCAAAGTCACAAAGCCGGAAGAGGGCAGAAAATAATCTATCCTGACCAAATTCGCACCGGACATGTAACTTGCGTTCATGTTGAGCTCAACTTCCTGTCCTGGGAATATTATTTCTTCAACGCCGTTCTGCATGCAGACTACCGCTCCTACCGTCCAGCCGTAGTTGTAGCTGTAAGTGCTCAATTTTTCCCATCCACCTGTGTTGGTCCAGGCCCATTCGCTCTTGTTGGACACGAATGATCCTTCGTTTGCGGGAAAAGGATAGGAAGACGAGTTTTGATAAGTAAATCCGACAAGAACCCACATGTCTCCCGAAGTGTTTACAGGAACGTGATTAGCCCCGAGGACAATTTCGTACCACTGCTCGCTTCCTGAGACCGTGAATGCCGTATTAAGCAGAGTGTCTCCGGGAGCCGTTGATGTACCGTTGCCGAAGACGTAAATTCTGGCGTCGTTGGCGGGATTCGTGCCTTCAGAAAGCATGAAGATTATTCTTTCGATGTATCTTCCGGAAT
The candidate division WOR-3 bacterium genome window above contains:
- a CDS encoding zinc ribbon domain-containing protein encodes the protein MSEEKNFEAILSKIISLKEMINKAEQFKDKVRPDVYEKVMRDYSEQLNEYNSQMSGMGGEINIKIKNLDKDIEDLTKKIDSIQGQKEEIDLRYMVGEMREDDYNQKINTLNSNKKQYDDSLIILSKSRNDFEELIKRFAKQDSFTKTFEEPYEMPKKSFQTDVDAEIEAKFDSKDDFLSETTFSFSDQEKIPEKEPGESEHEYIHSEVKTTETLAQDAFSGKIQTPTSDDFEPIKTVQSVTEDLIKSKDSFDETFDSLFQEDDGDTASEEESPEEEEEEELTSVMFEAQDDSENSIKCPKCGFENRPDAWNCEKCGSPIIL